The Paraburkholderia largidicola DNA segment ACGATCCGGCCATGCAGGCTGCTGCCGAGATAGCCGCGGCTGTACGCAAGCAGCGCGCAGATGTCCCAGATATTCAGCGAATCGAAGAGATGCACGGACGGTGCACGCATGCGCGCAGCCGTGCGCTCGAAGCACGCAAGGTCGTCGTGCCAGGGCGCCGCGCCTGCGCGGAAGAACACGATAGCGAGATCCTGCGCGTGCGCGGCCTGGTCCAGTTGCGCGGCGATCTGATCGAGCGTCGGGTCGTCGCCGAAGTCGGCGCTGAATTGCACGGCCAGATAGCCGCGCGGCGCGGCTTCGCGTATCCGCGCAACGGCCTGCTTCGATGCATGCGCGCGGATCGTATCGCCGAACAGTTCGGCGACCATCACCGCGCAATCGGGCGTAAGCCGCGCTTCGATGCCTGACTTCGCGAGCAGCGCTTGCGTATGGAGGTCGCGCACGCTGATATCGTCGGCGCGGAAGAGCTTGGCGAGTATCTCGTTGCGCATCCCGTCGTCGCAATCATCGAGCGTCACGCCGCCGACCGCATTGAACAGAACACGCGTGGCGCGCGGCCATGCGTCCTTCGACACGACATACGGTGCAAGCTCGCGCGTGCCGAGCCTGTGCTGCGCCCATTCTGATCGATCGTATTGTTGCGACGCGATGATCCGTTGCGCGTCGTGGTTCGATTGCAGCATCACGGCGGCGTCCCACGCATCGCAGGTG contains these protein-coding regions:
- a CDS encoding polysaccharide pyruvyl transferase family protein; the encoded protein is MSAQSLPVVLFGAFDRHNFGDMLFPHIAARMLMGRDVRVAGLVARDLRAQGGHRVQALRQLHDRAVDVLHVGGEILTCDAWDAAVMLQSNHDAQRIIASQQYDRSEWAQHRLGTRELAPYVVSKDAWPRATRVLFNAVGGVTLDDCDDGMRNEILAKLFRADDISVRDLHTQALLAKSGIEARLTPDCAVMVAELFGDTIRAHASKQAVARIREAAPRGYLAVQFSADFGDDPTLDQIAAQLDQAAHAQDLAIVFFRAGAAPWHDDLACFERTAARMRAPSVHLFDSLNIWDICALLAYSRGYLGSSLHGRIVAIAHALPHISLLHDGDFARPCKQTAFAQTWEDVDQPVAVRVNGIAEGIDHALSVDPARLKQTAERLVALCRDGFQTTVSALAD